A single region of the Triticum dicoccoides isolate Atlit2015 ecotype Zavitan chromosome 2B, WEW_v2.0, whole genome shotgun sequence genome encodes:
- the LOC119361971 gene encoding tricetin 3',4',5'-O-trimethyltransferase-like has translation MSSMAAEMAAVEEEACIYAMQLSSTALLPLTLKNAIELGMLEVLMGAGGKMLSPSEVAARLPTPTTNPDAPAMVDRMLHLLASYKVVSCEVEEGTHARRYGPTPVCKWFTPDHDAISIAPLLLLTNDMVPMESLYHLKDAVLDGGLPFHKAHGMTMYEYTKTDTRLNRVLNEAMKGYSTIITGKLVNLYTGFHDIATLVDVGGGVGATICAVTSKYPHIKGINFDLPHVITEALQSPSVQHVAGDMFKNVPSGDAIVLKWILHNWPDEHCTTLLKNCYGALPAHGRVVIVEGILPVKPEATSRGQQASLTDMIMLTHTAGGKERNQREFEELAKSAGFTGVKTAYIHSNTWVIEFTK, from the exons ATGAGCTCCATGGCCGCGGAAATGGCTGCCGTCGAGGAGGAGGCGTGCATCTACGCCATGCAGCTGTCCTCCACGGCTCTCCTGCCGCTGACGCTCAAGAACGCCATCGAGCTGGGCATGCTCGAGGTCCTGATGGGCGCCGGCGGCAAGATGCTGTCACCGTCTGAGGTGGCCGCGCGGCTGCCGACGCCGACGACCAACCCGGACGCGCCGGCCATGGTCGACCGCATGCTGCACCTGCTGGCATCCTACAAGGTGGTGTCGTGCGAGGTGGAGGAAGGCACGCACGCGCGGCGGTACGGTCCCACGCCCGTGTGCAAGTGGTTCACGCCCGACCACGACGCCATCTCCATTGCCCCTCTGCTCCTTCTCACCAATGACATGGTCCCTATGGAGAGCCT GTATCATTTGAAGGACGCGGTCCTTGATGGTGGCCTCCCATTCCACAAGGCACATGGGATGACAATGTACGAGTACACCAAAACGGACACGCGCTTGAACCGTGTCTTGAACGAGGCCATGAAGGGCTACAGCACCATCATCACCGGAAAGCTTGTCAACTTGTACACGGGCTTCCATGACATCGCCACCCTTGTAGACGTGGGCGGCGGCGTTGGCGCCACCATATGCGCCGTCACCTCCAAGTACCCGCACATCAAGGGAATCAACTTCGACCTGCCCCACGTCATCACCGAGGCGTTGCAATCCCCCAGCGTGCAGCACGTTGCTGGCGACATGTTCAAGAACGTGCCCAGCGGCGACGCCATCGTCCTAAAGTGGATCCTCCACAACTGGCCGGACGAGCACTGCACAACTCTACTAAAGAACTGCTACGGTGCACTTCCCGCGCACGGCAGGGTTGTCATCGTAGAAGGCATCCTGCCGGTCAAACCGGAGGCGACGTCCAGGGGGCAGCAGGCGTCCCTCACCGACATGATCATGCTCACGCACACGGCAGGCGGCAAGGAGAGGAACCAGAGGGAGTTCGAGGAGCTTGCCAAGTCCGCAGGGTTCACCGGTGTCAAGACCGCCTACATCCACAGTAACACCTGGGTCATTGAATTCACCAAATAG